Below is a window of Janthinobacterium lividum DNA.
CCCGACTTGCGGCCGAAGGCGCTGATCAGCAGGCTGGCTGCGCCCAGGCCCAGCACCGCCACCAGCAGAAGCAGGACGGCGCCGCGCTGGCGACGCGGTTGGCGATAAGTTTGCCGATGAGTTTGCCGTGGCGTCATGGCTGCGCTTCCTGCACTTCGGTCACCGTGCCGCTGGCCGGGTCATAGCGCTGGCCAGGTTTCAGCAGCACCACCTGGCCGTTCGACAGGCGCAGGGTCAATGTGCCGGGCTTGCCACGGGCAAGACGGTTGTGCGGCTCGTTCTGCGCTTCCTGGTTCAGCCAGACGGTGGAGCGGCCGCTGCTGCGCAGCACCAAGCCATTCAATTCCACGGGTGGGCCGGGCGGCGGCGGTGGCGGTGGCGCTGCCAGGGCGGGATCGGGCGGCGGCGGCCCGTAGCGCTGCGCGTCGAGCTGGGCGCGCTGCTCGGGCGACAGGAACAATCGCCCCAGCTGCGGTGACTGGGCGTGGGCCGTAAGCGCGGCGCCGGTCAGCAGCGCGCACAGGATGAGGGCGCGCTTCATGGCCGCCCCGGCACGGGCACGCTGTTGACGGTCAGCCACAGCAGTTCGCATTCGGCGCCCAAGGTGGGCGTGGTCCCGCTGCCGGTCCCGGCTGCTCCATGGCGCTTGAGCGTGCAATCTTGCACGGCGAAATAGCCGGCCTGGCGCAAATCGTCAAACAGGTTCAGCAAGTCCATCTCGTGCAGCAAATCCATCTGCAGGCGCATGCGGCTGCCGCGCAGGTGATATTGCCCCATCACTATGGGCAACGGCACTTGCAGCGCTTGCTGCGCACTGATGTCATAGCTGATCGGTAACAGTTTGCGCTGTTCCTGGCTGCGGCGGATGGCGTCGATCCAGGCCAGGCGGTTTTCCTCGCCGATCAGGCCGCGCTGGCGCAAGGCCAGGAATTGCGGTTCGTAGGCGCGGATTTCCTGTTTTTCCGCTTCCGCGTTATTGAACAGGGTGGCCGCCGCCGTGCGCGTGTGCTGGGCAAGGTACAACTGTTGCGCCTCGCGCATGCGATAGGTGCCGCTCAGGCTGAGCAGCGCCACGCTGGCCAGCAAGGTCAGGGCAAAGCACAGCAGTGCGCCGCGCACCAGGTGCAGTTCGCCCAGCCAGGCGGGCAGGGTGCGCGTGGGCGTGCTTGTCCGCTGCATGCCGGGCAAGGGCGGCTGCTTGACGGGGCCGCTCATGGCTGCCACTCCAGCAGGAGGGTAAAGCGTGCCTGGCTGTCCGGCGTCGGCGCGGCGCTCTTGCCGGACAGGGCCACGCTGGGACGCAGGTCGAGCGGCGTTTCCTCGATCGTCACCTGCATGCCCGGCTGGCGTGCCAGGGTTTGCGCAAAGGCCGTGACGGCGGCCAGCGCGGCGCGGTAGTCATTATTCGGCATGGCCACGTCCGCTTCCAGGCGCAGCGCCTGCGGCGGCGCGACAGGGATGCCGACCAGGGAGCTGGGGGGCGGCGCACTCGCACCCTGCTGCTGCGGTGGCTGGCCAGCGGCGGCGCGCGCGGGCGCTCGTCCCGCATGCCAGTTCAGCTGGCTGAGCGCGACCTGCGGCGCCTGGTCCAGCGCGGCGCCCAGCATGCCCAGCAGCCGGCCCGGTTCCGGCGCCTGGCTGGCGATCATCTGACCGAGGGTGACGGCTACTTTCATGTTTTGCGTCTTGGCCGGCGCGGGCGGCTGCGCCGACATGACGATGCGGTAGCGATCCTGGTAGGACGCTGTTTCCTGCGCCTGACGCTGCGTGGCGGCACTGTCGGCGATTCCGCCAAGTAAATTAATCACGCACCACAGGGCCGCTGACCCGCCGATCAGCGCGCTGGCGCCATACAGCGCGTTGCGCGCGCGCTGGAAGTGGTAATAGCGGGCCAGCGTACCGGGCGGATAGTGGCTGGGCGGCGGATGCTTGCCCAGCAAGGTCAGCAGCAATTCGTCGGCCAGCATCGGCGTCCGGCGCAAGTCCACCCGTTTGCCGGCCAACTGCAGGTCGATGAAGTGGTAGGCCACTTCCACGCCGTTGTCGCACAGCAATTCGAGTTTGGCGATTTGCGCGGCCGGCGCCAGGATGACGGTATTGAGCACGTCGCCGCGCGCCAGCATGCGCGTGCTGGTGAGAAATTGCCGTGTCTTTTCCGTTTCCAGCGCGATATTCACGGCCACGCCGTCGAGTGCGATGGCCAGGGTCTGGCGCGAAAAGCGCAACTGGCCCTTTTCATAATAGCTTTGCCGCAAGCCGCCCGATTGCTGCGTCACCAGCAGCAGGTGTTCGTGCGCGATCGACAGCTTTTTCACCAGCGCAATACTGAGCAGGCTGGTCGAATAAATGCCGGCCACGGGCACGTGCAAGTGCTCGAGCGCCTCCGTCCACGGCTGCAGCAAGGTGGGGTTGGTCAGGGCGAAAAACAGCACCTGGTCGTCGTGGCGGCCCGTGCTTTCACGGCCCAGCAAGGTGCTGCCCCGGTAGGGCGTATCGCGGTACAGTTGCTGCTTGCGCCGCTCCAGCAAGGCGCGGCCCGCCTTGCCGCGCACGTGGGGCAGCAGATGGCGCTGGAAATCTTCCTCGATCAGGTCCGTCAGCAGGTAGGCGGGTACATTGAGCCGCTGTGCCTGCGTATCTTCCAGCCATGCGGCGAAGCCGTCCAGCCCGGCCGCGCTGGCAGGGAAGGTCTGGCCTTGACCCAGCGCGCCGTGGTCCCAGTCGTAGGCGCACAGGGCGTCGCTGGTAATGTAGAGTAATTGTTTGCGGAACACGGCGGCCTCAGATCTCAGCTCTCAAGTTTTAATCGTACTGATGGTGTCGTAAATCGGCCCCAGCACCGACAGCATGATCCAGCCCAGCAGCAGGCCCAGGATGACCGTCATGGTCGGCTCGATCATGGCTTGCACTTTTTCAATCAATTCTTTCACTTCGCGGTTGTAAAAGTAACTGACATTGCGCAAGGCCGTGTCCAGCGAACCCGTTGCTTCGCCCACCTTCAGCATGCGGATCACCAGCGGCGGGAAGATGCCCGTGTGCTGGAAGGCGGCGGTGACGCCGTAGCCCTCGCTGATCAGCTGGGCGGCGCGCCGCAGGCCGGCCGCTACCACCTGGTTGCCGGCGATGCCTTCGGACAGGCGGATGCATTCGAGTATCGTGATGCCGGAGGCATACATCAGGGCAAAAAACGTGGCGAAGCGGGCCAGGATGATCTTGTGCAGCACGGGACCGACCAGCCACAGCCGCAGTTTCAAACCATCCCACGCATAGCGGGCCGCCTCGCTGCGGCGGATGAGCGTGCGCCCGCCGAAGAACAGCAGCACGGGCAAGGCCAGCAGCAAATACCAGTAATTGATGAACACATTCGATACAAAGATCAGCACGCGCGTATGCAGCGGCAGCTCGCCGCCCATGTTGCGGATGAAGGCCGTCAGCTGGGGCACGAGATAAATCATCAGGAAGAACGCCACGGCCGCCACGACGATGGCCACGATGACCGGATACATGATGATCTTGCGCGTCTGCGAGGCCAGCTCGTCCTGCCACTTCAGGCTTTCCGACAGGTTCTTGAACACCTCGGCGATCCTGCCGCTCTGCTCGCCAGCCAGGATCAGGCTGGTGAATGTGGCGTCGAAGATGTCGCCATGCTGGGCCAGCGCGCCGGACAGGGGCAAGCCGCCCTCGATGCTTTCAATTAAATCCGTGACGACTTCGCGCAGGCGCGGGTGGTCCGTGCTTTCGCGCAAGTCGTTCAAGCCTTCCAGGATGGGTACGCCCGCACCCGTCAATTGCTCCATGTGGAAGCAGAAATTGATCAGGTCGCGGCGGTGGATGACACGCTTGCCCAGCAACACCAGGTACTGGCCCGTGATCTTGCAGTCGATCAAGTCGAGCTGCATGCGGTGCAGGCGCGCTTCCAGATCCGGCACGTTGGCCGCCTCCATGCTGCCGGGAATCAGCGCGCCGGCGGCATCCATGGCGCGGTAGACATATTGCGCCATCAGGCCAGCCTTTCCGTCAGGTCGACGACGCGGCCCACTTCTTCCAGTGTCGTGACGCCTTCCAGCACGCGGCGCATGCCGTCGTCGACAATGCCCTTGAAGCCGGCCGCGCGCGCCGCGTTCCTCAATTCGCGGCTACTGGCGCGGCGCGCCGTCAATTCATCGAGTTCGGCCGTCATCTTGAGGATTTCCATGATGGCCAGGCGGCCCTTGTAGCCCTGGTGCGCGCAGCGCTCGCAACCGACGGCGTGGCAGATGGACACGGGCGCCTCGTCCGCCGTCAGGCCCAGTAGGCGGCGCTCGACGTCGTCGGCGACCGTCGTTTCCTTGCAATGTGGACACAAACGGCGCACCAGGCGCTGCGCCACGATACCGATGATGTTGCCGGCCATGATGTCGGGCAGGATGCCGATGTCGAGCAGGCGCGCCACGGAACCGATGGCCGAGCTCGTATGCAGGGTGGAATACACCTGGTGGCCCGTCATGGCGGCGGCAAAGGCCATTTCCGCCGTTTCGCGGTCGCGGATCTCACCTACGAGGATGATGTCCGGGTCTTGCCGCATCATCGAGCGGATGCCGTCGGCAAAGCCCAGCTTGACTGATTCATTGACGGAGGTCTGGCGTATCATGTTCATCGGATACTCGACCGGATCCTCCAGGGTCATGATGTTGACGCTTTCCGTATTGATATGGTTGAGTATCGAATACAGGGTGGTGGTCTTGCCGCTGCCCGTCGGACCCGTCACGAGAATCACGCCGTCGGGGCGCGCGATCATGAGTTTCAACAAGTTCAGTTCCGGCTCGGCCAGACCCAGAGAGTCCAGCGGCACGATGCCTTTTTGGCGGTCGAGCACGCGCAGCACGACGTTTTCCCCATGCGTCGTGGGCTGCGCCGAGGCGCGAAAGTCGATTTGCCGTCCGGAAAATTTGATGCTGATGCGCCCATCCTGCGGCGCGCGCGCCTCGGCGATATTCATGTTCGACATCACCTTCAGGCGCACGGCCATGGCCGGCCAGTACGACTTGTGCAGGCTGCGGATTTGCCGCAGGATGCCGTCGATGCGGTAGCGGATGCGCAGGAACGACTGTTCCGGCTCGAAATGGATGTCCGAGGCGCCATTTTGCACGGCATCGGCCAGCAACGCGTCGATCAGGCGCACCATGGGCTGGCTGTATTCGTCCGAGGGCGAGGCCATGCTTTGATAGCTGACCTCGCCCGTTTCGATTTCGTGCAGGATGCCGTCGATCGACAGTTCGAAGCCATAGTACTGGTCGATGGCGCGTGAAATGTCCGATTCGTTGACGAGCACGGTGGAAATCGTGATGCCCTTGACCAGCATGGCGCTGATCTGGTCGAGCGCGACGATGTTGCTCGTGTCGGCCATGGCCAGGATCAGATTGTCCGCCTGCCGCTCGTAGACGATGGGAAAGACGCGGTAGCGCTTGGCCACGTCTTTCGGGATCAGTTTCAGGGCGATGGCGTCGACCACCAGGCTCGACAGATCCGCGCTGACCTGTTTCAGGTTTTCGCTGAGCGCCTCGCGCACGGTTGCTTCCGTGACGAAGCCCAGGGTGATCAGCAGCTTGCCCAGCGGTTCGCTGCTGCGCCGTTGCTCGATCAGGGCGATGCGCAGCTGGTCTTCGCTGATCACGCCTTTCTTGATCAACAGCTTGCCAAGAGGAAGTTTTGCCTGTTCTGCCATGTTGCTTATTCTTGACGGGGTGTGATAGTGGCCGGCTCGGCCGGGGCTGCGCCCGCCGCTGGCGCGGGGGCTGTCAGGTCGCGCAGGCGCGCCTGCACCACGGCCTGGTCGAATGCGGCCGGCGTGGTTTGCGCCAGGGTCAAGGCGCGCTGGTAATACGTGGCGGCCAGCCTGGGCTGGTTCAGCCGGTCCAGGCCCACGGCCAGGTTGAATGCATAGTCGGGATTTGCGGGCGCGGCGCCGTAGGCGCGGAAAAATTGCTGCTGCGCTTCGTTCCAGCGGCGCTGCTTGGCGTACACATTGCCCAGTGCAAACAGCACGGGGGCGTTGTCGGGGCTGCGTGCCAGGATGGCTTTCAATTTTGCCTCGCTCAGCGCCACGTCGCCCTGGCGCAACCCGATCAGACCGGCCAGCGCCTCGCTATCGTCGGGATTGATTTCCAGTAAACGTACGTACAAGGCCGCCGCCTGTGCGCCCTGGTTTTCGCGCAGGGCCACGGCCGCCAGGCCCAGCAGCGCGTCGCGGTTGTTGGCATCCTGCCGCAGCACCGTTTCATATTGCTGACGAGCAAGACCCAGCTGGCCCCCGTTGAAGGCCTGGTAGGCTTGCTGCACGCCGGGGTTGATTTGTGGCGCGGCGACGCTGCGCTGCACCTGGATCTGGCTGTTGTCGGGCGCGGCCACGGGCGGCAGGCTGGGCGGGGCGGGCGGCGCCATGTGCGCCAGCTGCGCCGCTACGGCGGCCTGGGCCGCCGCCTGTATCATCGCCTGCTGCTCCGCCGCACCCGCTGACTGGCGCGCGTCGCGCACGAAGTCCTGCGGTGGTGTCGCGGGGGAGGGCGGGGCGTCAGGCTGCGCCGTGCCCGTTGCCGGCAGCACCACGATAGGACCGGCCACGCCGGCCGTGCCAGGGGCATCCGCCAGCGGCATGGGCACGCCGGGCAGGTTGGCGCTCGCGCCGGGGCTGGTACTGGCGCGCCAGTACCAATACGCCATGGCACCGGCCACCAGCAGGAGGATTGCCAGCAGGACGGCCAGGCGTACGGTGGCCGGGTCGACGCTGATGGGCCCCGTGGGGCCTTTCGGTGGCGTATTGCTGCGGCTGGCGCGTGGCCGGGCGGGCGGCGGTTCGGGACGCGCACGCGGCGGCTCGGGGGCGGACCCGGTTGCGGGTCTGGTGGTGAGCCCGGCTGGGTGCCACTGGGCTCGGGCGGCGGCGCGGGTGCGTCCGGCAGCGGTTCCAGGCTCAGGGTGCTGGCCGGTTGCGCGGGCGGCGCGGCAGGCATGGCTCGGGCCGGCAGGGCGTCGGCCGGTGCCAGTTCCAGCACCTGGTCGTAGGCCTCGGACGGCTTTTCCAGTTCCTCTTCGGAAAGGCTGTTTTGCTTGGTGCGCTCGGCCTTCTTGAGCGCCTGCATCAGCAAGCTCATGGGAAGTCTCCCTGCAGGCGTGCCTGCGGCTGGACGGTGGGCGCCGGCGGGCCATCCGTGTACGGCTGGCTGTTGAGCGGCGCCTGGCCGGGAAGCAGGTAGCGGTAGTCGCGGTAATCGCCCTCAATGCTGGCATCCTTGACCACGACGGGGCGCATGAAAATCACCAGCTCCGTCTTGCTGCTTGCTTCATTGCGGTAGGTAAACAGATTGCCCACGATGGGCAGGCTGGACAGTCCCGGCACGCCATCCCTGGCGTTGTCGATGGAGTCCTGCATCAGGCCGCCCATCACGGCGATCTGGCCATTGCCCACTTTCATGATCGATTCCAGCTCACGCGCCTGGATGACGGGCACGCGGCTTTGCACGTTCGCCGTGGCCAGGGCCGGGTTCGGGTCTTGCACGTAGCCAACGATGCGCGTGATGGTGGGGCGCACGTTCAGGGTGACTTCATCGCTGTCGGAAATCTGCGGCGTGACGCTCATGACGAAGCCGACGGGCACCGTTTCCAGTTTCGACTCATAGGTGGCCGGCGTGGTGATGGTACCCGTCGAGCTGATCACGGCGGGCGTCACCTTGATGGTAAAGAAGACATTGTTGTCGACTACCTTCAGCATGGCCGTTTGATTGTTGAGCACGCTGATCTTCGGGCTGGACAGCACTTTCACCTTGCCGAACGATTCGAGCAGCTGGATGGTGGTGGCAAAACTGTCTTTCGCATAATTGAGCAGGAAGATGCCCGGCGTGATATTGGGCGTGACGCCACTGGACAGTACCGTCGTGCCCACTTGCCCCTGCCGCAGTTGCAGGCTGCCCGTCAGGCGCGACCAGTTGATGCCTTGCTGGTATTCATTGCTCAGGCGCACTTCGATGATGGTCGCCTCGATCAGCACTTGCCGCTTGGCGCTGTGCAATACCGCATCGAGGAATTCAGCGATCTTTTCATGCTGGCGCCCCGTGGCCCGCACGGCGATCAGCCCGCCCTCGACGTTGACGACGACGGACGAGGGGCCGCCCTTGTTGGCCAGTTTTAACAGTGGCATGCCGTTCGCGTCCAGCGGCTGGCCAGAATACGCATTCTGGCCAGGGACCTGCTGGCCCGGCGCATTTTGACTCCCATTCGGGCCGCCATTCTGCATCGGCGTCTGGGCGCCGTACTGGCCAGTTGCGCCGTTGGCAGGGAAGTTGCCGGCCTGGTTCTGCGGCTGACCCTGCTGCCCTTGCTGCCCCTGCTGGCCGGGCACAGTCGTCAATTGCTGGTTCAGCTGCGCCAGCGGGTCCACCTGCACATCGTTGAGCGTGGTCTCGCGCAGCAGGTCGCGGATATTCTTTTCCAGGCTGTACCAGAAATTATTTTCCGAACGATTCACCACCAGGGTGGTCGAATTGTTGTTGCCATTGCTGCCTTGCGTGCTGCCGACGGGATTACTGGCGTTGTTCGACCCGCCGCCCGCCGTGGAGATTTGCGTGGCGATATTCACGCTGCTGTTGGTGCTGCGCGCCATGTTGACGTAATCGACCTTGTAATTGCGCCAAACGGGGGCGTCGGGCAGCACCGTCAGGTTCTTGCCATCGATTTCGTAGCGCATGTCGACTTGCTTGCCGATACGCGACAGCAGTTGCGGCAGGGTCTGGTTCAGCGCATTCAGCGTGACGCTGCCCTCGATCTGCGGGTGGATGTCGATATTCATGCCCGCGTCGCGCGCCAGCGCAAACAGCAGCGATTGCACGGGCACTTTGTGCACGGTGACGCTATACGTTTCCACTTTGGGCGCGGGCAGGGGCGCGGCCAGCGCGCTGCTTTGCTGCACCGGTTCGGGAATGGCGCCAGCAGGGAGGGGCGGGGCATTGATGTGCCCAGGCGACAGCGGCGTTTGATGCGTGGCGCAGCCAGCCAGCATGGCGCTGCAGGCGAGGGTGACCCAGGAGGCCAGCACAGGAATAGGGTGTTGATTCATGAAAAGTTCGCCCTTGGAGTCGTGTTGTGCTTTTGTAATTTTAACTAGCATGATCGCCTAAAAGCAATCGCCTGTGCAGGCCAGAGAGGCAATATGTAGAAATAAAGTTAGGGTGCGCCACGCCCCGGCTGTGCCGCGCTTTCGGCTTTCATTTCTGTGCGGATATTGTCTATGCTGCTAAGCAATATTTTCTGTGGTGACGCGGGGGCCAGTCTGGCCCATACGGCTTCGGCGTTGGCCCGGTCGGCAAAGCTGCCGTAGACGATGAGCAGGCGCGTGGCGGCGCTGGTGGGCGCTTGCTGTGGCGACATACGTGGCGGCCGGTTTGCGGGGGCCGCGCCAGGCAGGCGAAAGACGTGGACGTCGTGCAGACCGATGGCTTGCTGCGCTTGCTGCAAAAAGTTTCTGCCGCAGCCGTCTCGCTGGCAGGCAGACTGGCAATTTGCAGTACCAGTTGCTGTGGCCCTTGCTGTGCCAGCCAGCCGCGCGATTCGGCCAGCTTGCTGTCGAGCAGCGTTGACGGCGCTGGCTGGGGGTATGCGGGACGGCTGCCTGGAGCGTGGCTGGCGCCGCCATGCCCGCTGTCTGGTCCGGCGCCAGCCATTGCCACAGCAGCGCAGTGGCCAGCAGCAGCATCAGCGCACTCAGGGCGCCCGCCAGCAGCTTGCCCGCGTGCCATGGCGGGCGGTAAAAGGGGCTGTCGGCGATGGCCAGGCGCACATGGCGTCCATGCACTTCCCGGGCATCGTCCGCATATGCGGCCAGCAAGGCTTTGTCGGCCAGGATATTGATCCTGCGCACTATTCCCTGCGAGGAGCGCGCCAGCCGGCGCAGCGCCGCTGGTGTGAAAACGAGCGGCGCCGTGCGGCCGGCGGCGGCCAGGCGGCACGCCAGATAGTCGTTCAGCAAGGCCTGCGGCAGGCACGGCACGGTAAAACTGTGGGTGATGCGTTCCTTTAGCTGGCGGAACTGGGGCAAGTCCAGCGTCCGCTGCAATTCCGGCTGGCCAAACAGGACGATTTGCAGCAGCTTGTGGCTGGCCGTTTCCAAATTCGTCAGCAGGCGCAGCGCTTCCAGGGTGGCGCCCGGCATGGCTTGGGCTTCTTCGGCCAGCAGCACCACCTGGCGCCCCGCCGCATGCCGTGCGATCAGCTCGCCGTGCAGGGAGCGCAGCACGGCATCGGTGCGGCATCCGTCCAGCGCCAGGCCCAGTTCGGCGGCGATGGTGCGCAGGACTTCGTCCGGTTCCAGGCGCGGATTGAGCAGGTACACCACGTCGATGTGGAGCGGCAAGCGTTCGGCCAGCATGCGGCACAGCATGGTCTTGCCGCTGCCTACTTCGCCCGTCAGCTTGATGATGCCTTCACCTTGCGTGACGGCATACAGCAGCGCCGCGAGCAGTTCGCCGCGCGTGTTGCCCGTATAAAAGAAGGCCGGGTCCGGCGTGATGCCGAACGGCGCCGTGCGCAAGCCGAAATGGCGCAGATACATGCCGTGCGGGGAGGGCGCGTAAGGCCGCCCGGGCGGCGTGGAAAGCGGGATGGGCGTGTCGGCGTTCATACCGCGATGCAATTGAGGAAAGCCTGTTCCAGGCTGGCGCCGGCCGCACCGCCATGGCGCGCGCGGCATTCGGCGGGCGTGCCCGTAAATACGATGCGTCCCGCATGCAGGATCGCCATGCGGTCGCACAATTCTTCCACGTCGGCCAGCGCATGCGAAGTGAGCAGGGCGCCGCGGCCTTGCGCGCGCGCTTGCCGCAGCACCTGCTTGAACTGCGCGCGCGCCTTCGGGTCGAGTCCGCTCATCGGTTCGTCCAGCACCAGTTGCGGCTTGCCCGACAGCAAGCAGGCGGCCAGCCCCAGTTTCTGCATCATGCCTTTCGAATACTCGCGCGCGGGGCGCAGCAAGGCGTCCGGCGCCAGTTCCAGCGCGGCCAGCGCTTGCTGCACGGCTTGCGCATCAGGGCGAACATTGTGCAGGCGCGACAGGTAGCGCAGGAAGTCGCCGCCCGTCAGGTAATAGGGCGCCTGGAAACGTTCCGGCAGAAACGACAGGGGCTGGCGCGCCGCGCCATGGCGGTGCGGCTGGTCGAAAATGCTGATCTCGCCCCGCTCGGGCGTGCAAAAGTCGAGCAGGCATTTCAGCAGGCTGGTCTTTCCCGCGCCATTCACGCCGACCAGACCGAACAGTTCCCCCGCGCGCACCTGCAGGTTGACGCCGCGCAGCACGGCGCTGCCCGCCAGCTGCAGATGCACATTGTGAAACTCGATGGCGCAGGCGTTCATAGGGGCAATGGTCGACAGGCAAGAAGGCGTACGATCGCCATTATTGTCATGGGCGCAGGTAGGCGGCAAGTGTTTCCTTGCAGAGTGTTGAAATGCGCAAAAATCAAGCCACGGAATGTATTTTCTTTAAGAAACAACAGGTTCTGGAATAAAATACCTGCGCGCGCCGCTGGCGTGCATCGTTTGAAGAATTTGTCGAGGAGCAAGCATGGCAAGGCCAGAGAAAGTCCGGCTCGGTGAAATTTTGGTGCAGCAGAAACTGCTGACGGAAGAACAGTTGGGCCAGGCCTTGACGGAACAGAAGCGTTCGGGGCGCAAGCTGGGCCGCGTTTTTGTCGAGCACGGCTTCGTCACGGAAGAGCAAATTTCGGGCGCCCTGGCGCGCCAGCTCGACATTCCCTACATCAATCTGAAGTTTTTCAACATCAATCCCGAACTGGTGCGGCTGCTGCCGGAAACCCAGGCGCGGCGCTTCCGCGCGCTGGTGCTGGAAGACCGCCGCGAGGGCTTGCTGGTCGGCATGTCCGATCCCACCGACCTGTTTGCGTACGATGAAATCTCGCGCCTGGTCAAGCGCCAGATCGAACTCGCTGTCGTCAATGAGACGGAAGTGCTGGCCGCCATCGACCGCATCTACCGCCGCACGGAAGATATCTCCACCCTGACGCGCGAGCTGGAGCAGGACCTAGGCGACGTTTCCGTCGACTTCGGCGCACTGGCCGCCAATCCGGGCCTGGAAGAGGCGCCCATCGTCAAGCTGCTGCAATCCGTGTTCGAGGATGCCACGCAGGTGCGCGCCTCGGACATCCACATCGAGCCGCAGGAAGGCCGGCTGCAGATCCGCTTCCGCATCGACGGCGTGCTGCACCTGCAGACGGAAGCGGACAGCAAGATCGCCAGTTCGCTGGCGCTGCGCCTGAAACTGATGTCGGACCTCGATATTTCCGAGAAGCGCCTGCCGCAGGATGGCCGCTTCGCCATCCGCGTGAAAAACCAGCGCATCGACGTGCGTATTTCCACCATGCCGACGCAATACGGCGAATCGGTGGTGATGCGGCTCTTGAACCAGGGCGGCACGACCTTGCGCCTGGACGCCATCGGCATGCCGCCCAAGCTGGTGCAACAGTTCCGCGCCATCGTCAACCGCCCGAACGGCCTAGTGCTGGTGACGGGGCCGACCGGTAGCGGCAAGACGACGACCTTGTATTGCGCCTTGTCCGAACTCAATTCGGTGGAAAAAAAGCTCATCACGGTGGAAGACCCCGTCGAGTACCGCTTGCCCGGCATTAACCAGGTGCAAGTGAATGACAAGATCGAGCTGAACTTTGCCCGCGTGCTGCGCTCGGCCCTGCGGCAAGATCCTGACATCGTGCTCGTCGGCGAGATGCGCGACCAGGAAACGGCGCAGATCGGCCTGCGCGCCGCCATGACGGGCCATTTGGTGCTGTCGACCCTGCATACGAACGACGCCATCAGCACGCCGCTGCGCCTGATGGACATGGGCGTGCCCCGCTACATGGTGGGCAGCTCGCTGCAAGCCGTGCTGGCGCAGCGCCTGGTGCGCGTGATCTGCGAAAGCTGCAGCACGCCGTACGCGCCCACGCCGAACGAATACGAATGGCTGCGCCTGGAACTGGGCGAGCTGGTCGAGCGCAACCAGTATTTCCATGGCAAGGGCTGCTCGCATTGCAACGGCATGGGTTACCGGGGCCGCACGGGCGTGTACGAATTGCTGGAAATCACGCGCGCCGTGGCCGACGCCGCCAACCATGCCGATCCTTCCCACTTCATGAAGGTGGCGATGGAGCAGATGGCGGGTGAAACCCTGCGCCGCCACGCCGTGCAGCTGGTGGTTGCCGGCCGCACGACGGTGATGGAAGCAATGCGCATCAGCAACCAGAGCGAGGATTGAGGTGCCGTTTTTCTCCTACAAGGCGCGTAGCGCCAGCGGCGAGCTGTTGACCGGCGTGATGGAAGGCGCCGACAGCGGCGCCGTGGCAGACCAATTGGTCGCGGGCGGCAGCACGCCCGTCGATATCAGCGCCACCAGGCAGACGGTGACGAAGGCCGGCGCCAGCACGCTGAGCTGGTGGGACAAGCTGACCGAGAAAAAGTCACGCCCATGGACGTGCAATTGTTCAGCCGCCAGCTGTACACCCTGCTCAAAGCGGGCGTGCCCATCATGCGCGGCCTGGCCGGCCTGCAGGAGTCCGCCATCAGCCCCGCGTTCGGGCGCATCATCAAGGATGTGCGCGAGTCGTTGGACGCGGGGCGCGAACTGTCGGCCGCCATGGCGCGTCATCCCACGATCTTCACGCCGTTTTATTTGTCGATGGTGCGCGTGGGTGAAATGACGGGGCGCCTCGATGAAGTGTTTTTGCGCCTGTTCAACCACCTGGAATTCGACCGCGACATGCGCGCGCGCGTGAAAACGGCGACGCGCTACCCGACCTTCGTCGTCTTCGCCATGCTGG
It encodes the following:
- a CDS encoding type II secretion system F family protein, translating into MAQYVYRAMDAAGALIPGSMEAANVPDLEARLHRMQLDLIDCKITGQYLVLLGKRVIHRRDLINFCFHMEQLTGAGVPILEGLNDLRESTDHPRLREVVTDLIESIEGGLPLSGALAQHGDIFDATFTSLILAGEQSGRIAEVFKNLSESLKWQDELASQTRKIIMYPVIVAIVVAAVAFFLMIYLVPQLTAFIRNMGGELPLHTRVLIFVSNVFINYWYLLLALPVLLFFGGRTLIRRSEAARYAWDGLKLRLWLVGPVLHKIILARFATFFALMYASGITILECIRLSEGIAGNQVVAAGLRRAAQLISEGYGVTAAFQHTGIFPPLVIRMLKVGEATGSLDTALRNVSYFYNREVKELIEKVQAMIEPTMTVILGLLLGWIMLSVLGPIYDTISTIKT
- a CDS encoding ATPase, T2SS/T4P/T4SS family, with protein sequence MAEQAKLPLGKLLIKKGVISEDQLRIALIEQRRSSEPLGKLLITLGFVTEATVREALSENLKQVSADLSSLVVDAIALKLIPKDVAKRYRVFPIVYERQADNLILAMADTSNIVALDQISAMLVKGITISTVLVNESDISRAIDQYYGFELSIDGILHEIETGEVSYQSMASPSDEYSQPMVRLIDALLADAVQNGASDIHFEPEQSFLRIRYRIDGILRQIRSLHKSYWPAMAVRLKVMSNMNIAEARAPQDGRISIKFSGRQIDFRASAQPTTHGENVVLRVLDRQKGIVPLDSLGLAEPELNLLKLMIARPDGVILVTGPTGSGKTTTLYSILNHINTESVNIMTLEDPVEYPMNMIRQTSVNESVKLGFADGIRSMMRQDPDIILVGEIRDRETAEMAFAAAMTGHQVYSTLHTSSAIGSVARLLDIGILPDIMAGNIIGIVAQRLVRRLCPHCKETTVADDVERRLLGLTADEAPVSICHAVGCERCAHQGYKGRLAIMEILKMTAELDELTARRASSRELRNAARAAGFKGIVDDGMRRVLEGVTTLEEVGRVVDLTERLA
- a CDS encoding tetratricopeptide repeat protein, with the protein product MAYWYWRASTSPGASANLPGVPMPLADAPGTAGVAGPIVVLPATGTAQPDAPPSPATPPQDFVRDARQSAGAAEQQAMIQAAAQAAVAAQLAHMAPPAPPSLPPVAAPDNSQIQVQRSVAAPQINPGVQQAYQAFNGGQLGLARQQYETVLRQDANNRDALLGLAAVALRENQGAQAAALYVRLLEINPDDSEALAGLIGLRQGDVALSEAKLKAILARSPDNAPVLFALGNVYAKQRRWNEAQQQFFRAYGAAPANPDYAFNLAVGLDRLNQPRLAATYYQRALTLAQTTPAAFDQAVVQARLRDLTAPAPAAGAAPAEPATITPRQE
- a CDS encoding secretin N-terminal domain-containing protein — encoded protein: MNQHPIPVLASWVTLACSAMLAGCATHQTPLSPGHINAPPLPAGAIPEPVQQSSALAAPLPAPKVETYSVTVHKVPVQSLLFALARDAGMNIDIHPQIEGSVTLNALNQTLPQLLSRIGKQVDMRYEIDGKNLTVLPDAPVWRNYKVDYVNMARSTNSSVNIATQISTAGGGSNNASNPVGSTQGSNGNNNSTTLVVNRSENNFWYSLEKNIRDLLRETTLNDVQVDPLAQLNQQLTTVPGQQGQQGQQGQPQNQAGNFPANGATGQYGAQTPMQNGGPNGSQNAPGQQVPGQNAYSGQPLDANGMPLLKLANKGGPSSVVVNVEGGLIAVRATGRQHEKIAEFLDAVLHSAKRQVLIEATIIEVRLSNEYQQGINWSRLTGSLQLRQGQVGTTVLSSGVTPNITPGIFLLNYAKDSFATTIQLLESFGKVKVLSSPKISVLNNQTAMLKVVDNNVFFTIKVTPAVISSTGTITTPATYESKLETVPVGFVMSVTPQISDSDEVTLNVRPTITRIVGYVQDPNPALATANVQSRVPVIQARELESIMKVGNGQIAVMGGLMQDSIDNARDGVPGLSSLPIVGNLFTYRNEASSKTELVIFMRPVVVKDASIEGDYRDYRYLLPGQAPLNSQPYTDGPPAPTVQPQARLQGDFP